Genomic segment of Tamandua tetradactyla isolate mTamTet1 chromosome 1, mTamTet1.pri, whole genome shotgun sequence:
tagatctatcattgtaggtatccattgttttttccattttttcttctttgtccttcactcccataagttctgtgatttgttttttcagattttctatttcttctttttgttcagcccatgtcttcttcatgtcctccctcaatttattgatttggtttttgaagagtttttccatttctgttcgtatattcagcattagttgtttcagctcctgtatctcatttgaactattggtttgttcctttgactgggccatatcttcaattttccgagcgtcatccattattttctggtggtgtctgggcatttgatcagatttccctgggtgtgggacctggctggttgaaaggtttttctgtgaaatctctgggctctgtttttcttttcctgcccagtaggtggcgctcgtggtgctcgtctgtctgcggggcccaccagtaaaagatgctgtggctcctttaacttgccaatccgaatctcgcagtcggcccgggaaaccgtgcatggagggtgttcgccggccgccgcggcttgggggagtgccggtccaaattgcccagctgggcCGAGatgccaagcatggtgggagggccccactatccaacgttcccagtcggaccggggagccacgtgcgtggaggggaccccagtcgccagctgccccggccgggaaaacgtgtgcccctcgggtatctcaccgcagcggattctccctgcccgttcagccgttccagaatgggtacgctgtgtttttggtctctgtcgtggctccgggagctgtttcgtattgtttctgtttctttatttgcttttctggaggaggaactaagacccgcgtcttactaagccgccatcttctccggactaCACAACCTTTTAAGGATATCATTAATAATACATCTCTTGCGGAATTGGAAAAACGGTTAAAGGAAACTCCTTTCAGTCCTCCTGAAGTTGGTTTGGGGGCTGTTCATTTCTCTCTAGAGGCCAGACATGAAGTTGGAGGCATAGGGGAAAAGTGAGAAGTAAGTTTATTTGAAAAGGGTTATTTCTTATGAGGGTCATGGATATTCCATATCTTAACTTGGAAGGACCAGACTTGGAACCTAAACAAGATCATGTTCTCCATGTGACATTCCCCAAAGAATGGAAAATGAGCGACCTTTACCAGCTTTTCAGTGACTTTGGTAACATTCAGATATCCTGGATTGATGACACATCAGCATTTGTTTCTCTGAGCCAGCCTGAGCAAGTACAGGTTGCTGTCAATACCAGCAGGTATGCAGAAAGCTATCGGATCCAGACCTATGCTGAATATGTGGGAAAAAAACTTGAGGAGAAGCAAATCAAGAGAAAATGGACAGAAGATAGTTGGAAGGAGGTTGAGCGAAAGCGGTTAAGTACTCAGTGCATGTCCTATGCAGTGCAGAATCACTGTTACCGCTCCAATAGTTTTACAGGCACCAGCGCACTAGGAAAGAGAAATCTGAGTCCCAGTCACGCAGAAACTGGATCGGAGGACAGAGGGTCAGGGGAGATGTCTGATGCTGAACTTGAGCAGACAGATTTCTGTACAGAATCCCTCTCAGAAGGGAGgaaaaagtctaagaaattaaaaagaatgaagaaggagtTTTCTTCAGCAGGAGGCATCTCCAGCAGCTCTGCCAAGCTCTTTGAAGTTCCTGATACATGGTAACCAAGAACTGAGTGAAATTGTGGGTGCTGTCACTGAGAGAGAACCAGCCAACACCCCAAAGCCATTTGGAAGCCATACTGTATTTAATTGAATAAGATGTGGTATGGGAGGGATTTGAAACTAAGTATGTCTCTTAGaaaccaaatttttatttttgtggttgtttctttttttcctttttaatttaaactgTCTGTGGAACACTCATCACAGTTGTAGGCTGTCATGAATATGTGTACTATTAACCAGTTATTTGTTACTCATGTGAAATCTTTGCTGTCATGAATTAGTGCTTTTAAGAACCCACCTGATGTGGAATGTTGGCTGTGAAATATGTAAAAAGAGCTGATATTCTCATGTGCTGTGATCATGAATCTGGGGCTGAGCTCTGTCCTGCCTGGAGAGGttctcatccatcttttcatgcacAGATTGCTGGGCAGTTACAGCGCATGATTGCAGTCTCCCCATGGAGAAATCGGTTGTGTCTCCCTGCTTCCCACCATAGCTGCCTGAAAATATTCAGCTTTCTCAAGCTTGTTTTTCCAGCAGGAAAATGCCTGCTGATGTCAACCCATCAAGGAACTTACCTATGCCTTGGCCTTTGGACATATTTATTTAGAGTTATTTTTCCTAAGATGTGAGTTTCTCACAGGGGGTGTTGGAGTAACAAAATTAACTTCTGTTCTTACATGTTGTGCTGTGTTCTCTCTGCGGTGTCATCACCtggttgtcttttcttctttttttcttttgtgtgtgtgtgtttgggtggCAGTCTGCAGGTAAAGGGTCGTGTatgggtgcatgtgtgtgagtcTATGAAATCATGAGAAATGACAGATCTGCAACATGTACCAGCCCTTCCTCTGTTGAAACAAATAACAGCAACACAATTTCGTGGATCTACTTCAATAGATCTGCTTCAGATAGATCATTCTTAGATATGTAACATTTTTGTAttgtgaaaacaaaatgaaaaatgtatttccaaaagataaaaattaaagaaattttcataggaaaaaaaaatcactgagagaatttgtgaccaagagaccagctctgcaagaaatactgaagggagcactagaggcagatacaaaaagacaggaaagagagatgtggagaagagtgtagaaatgaagacaatcagtaaaggtaaaaaggaaaattagatatagcatgtaaaatccaaaagcaaaatggtagaagaaagtactattcGTACAgttataacactaaatgttaatgggttaaactccccaatcaaaagatataggctggcagaatggattaaaaaacaggacccatctacctgtctatacgctgtctacaggaaacacatcttcgacccaaagataaacataggttgaaagtgaaaggttgggaaaagatatttcatgcaaataacaatcagaaaagagcaggagtagctatactaatatccaacaaattagacttcaaatgtaaaacagttaaaagagacaaagaaggacactatgtattaataaaaggaacaattcaacaagaaggcataacaatcataagtatttatacactgagcccaaatgctccaaaatacataaggcaaacactgaaaagagaaatagacacatttaccaaaatagttggagacttcaattccccactctcatcaatggacagaacatctagacagaggatcaataaagaaacagagaatttgaataacacaataaatgagctagacttaacagatatttatagaattttacaccccacaacagcaggatacacctttttctcaagggctcatggatcattctcaaggatagacatatgctgggtcacaaagcaagtcacaataaatataaaaagtttgaaatcatagaaaacactttctcagatcacacaggaatgaagctggaaataaaaaataggcagagtgccagaaaattcacaaatatgtggaggctcaacaacacactcctaaacaaccagtgggtaaaggaagaaattacaagagaaatcagtaaatatcttgaggcaaatgaaaatgaaaacacaacatagcaaaacttatgggatgcagcaaaagcagtgctaagagggaaatttattgcccaaaatgcctatatgaaaaaagaagaaagggcaaaaattgaggaattaactgtccacttggaagaactggagaaagaacagcgcactaaccccaaagcaagcaaaaggaaagaaataatgaagattagagcagaaaaaaatgaaattgaggacatgataataattgaggaaatcaataagattgatggacgcttagtgaggttgacaaaaagaagagagaggatgaaaataaataaaatcagaaatagaagaggagacataaccactgaccccacagaaataaaggaggtaataacaggatactatgaacaactttatgctaataaatacaacaatgtagataaaatggacaactttctagaaaggcatgaacaaccgaCTTTGACTCgataagaaatagacaacctgaacaaacaaatcacaagaaaagaaatttaattggTCATTAAGAaaatccccaaaaagaaaagtccaggaccagatggcttcacatgtgaattctaccaaatgttccagaaagaattagtaccaatcctgatcaaagtcttcaaaaaaattgaagaggaggcaaagctacctaactcattgtaagaagccaacatcacactcataccaaagccagacaaagatattacaaaaaaaagaaaactaccaaccaatctctctagtgaatatagatgcaaaaatccccaacaaaattctGGGAAATTGAATctagcagtacattaaaagaattatacaccatgaccaagtaggattcatcccaggtatgcaaggatggttcaacataagaaaat
This window contains:
- the LOC143688319 gene encoding LOW QUALITY PROTEIN: poly(A)-specific ribonuclease PARN-like (The sequence of the model RefSeq protein was modified relative to this genomic sequence to represent the inferred CDS: inserted 3 bases in 2 codons; substituted 1 base at 1 genomic stop codon), with translation MDFLLFQFGLCTFKYDYADSKYITKSFNFYVFLKPFNRSSPDVKFVCQSSSIDFLASQGFDFNKVFHNGIPYLNQEEERQLREQYDEKRLQSNGAGSLSYVSPNTSKCPVMIPEDQKKFIDQVVEKIEDLLQNEEDKNLDLELCTGFQRKLIYQTLSWKYPKGFHVETLETEKKERYIVISKADEEERRRREQQKHAKEQEELNDAVGFSXVIHAIANSGKLAIGHNMLLDVMHTVRQFYCPLPADLNEFKEMTTCVFPRLLDTKLMASTQPFKDIINNTSLAELEKRLKETPFSPPEVGLGAVHFSLEARHEVGXHRGKVRSKFIXKGLFLMRVMDIPYLNLEGPDLEPKQDHVLHVTFPKEWKMSDLYQLFSDFGNIQISWIDDTSAFVSLSQPEQVQVAVNTSRYAESYRIQTYAEYVGKKLEEKQIKRKWTEDSWKEVERKRLSTQCMSYAVQNHCYRSNSFTGTSALGKRNLSPSHAETGSEDRGSGEMSDAELEQTDFCTESLSEGRKKSKKLKRMKKEFSSAGGISSSSAKLFEVPDTW